AGGGCCGTAGTCAAGTCGGACTGCGGGTCCGCTGGATTGTAGCGGGCGCTTGAGTGAGTATCCTGCAGCGCCAGGTCTtggcgcagctggcgagcCAGTGCTGCAAACACGACGCGGGAGTCTGTACGTTCATCGAAGGACACAATCAGAACAACCCGGGGCGGAAGGGCCGCGTggccgcacgccgccgcccctcgcAGAGAAAGCttgagctgctgcaggtgcTGAAGTTGTCGCGAtcgcttctgcttcgtctccaACGCTCTCTGTTGCTTGTTGATGGGCCGAAGAGACGCTGTGATGCCTGGAGCCGCTTCCCTACGTTTCTGTGCCTCGCGATACGCTGACGCAGACACCGGGGCTGCCGACCCCTTCTTGAACGGTTTGTTTCGTTGCTtcaacgaagacgaagggcgGTGAGAGTGTTGCGTCATTTTGGCTAGCGTTTGCGGGGACACGCGCGCAAATGCGTCAGCGTGGACGCTCACACCCACAGTCCGCCCTGAGGATGGGCTGCGCTGCTTCCCTCGACGGGTAGCTGCAAAGGAATAGGCGAAACCGTAGCTCCTGTGCGCGTCGGTATCGGCCTAGCTGTGACGCCGAGTGAATCCCGAACTGGAGGATTGCGGAGGCTTCTTTTGGTGTACTCGAACAACACAGAAGCGCTCTCAAAACGAGATTCGCGGCCTCATCAGCTAGGCGGGACGGACCCCGTCAAGGAATGCGATCAAGCGAGACACTGGATCGAAGACGGTGCAGGTCCATCTACCCACGCTTGTTTAATAAGTGTGGAAAGACAAATCTGTGACTGTGTCACGGCTGGTTGCATGTGAAAATCGAATCAAGGTAGAGACACAAGACGACGGAAAGTCGCAAGGCCTTGGTTGTGGCGGGCAAGAGtacagcggagacagctccGAGAGATTCCCATCAAACTTTTCCATCAACCATGGGCTCTTACGTATTTCTTTTCAATTGTGCCATCCCAAAAAACAGGCTTTTACAGCGAGGAAACAACGGCGCTAATTCAGGGGCTGCAAAAACAGCTCACTGTAGCGCACATGCTGTGTGGGGAGCGGCTGGCGAAACCTAGTGTCGCAGTACCCATCCATCCATTGCTAGAGAGCATGCATGTGAGCATGCACAGCGATCAAGTCGTAAAGCACAAGATATTCAAAGACTGAACAGGAAGTCTATTTTCCCGGGGTCTGCAATCGAATAATCTCTGGTCTCCGCTTGCGGATACACGCATATTGTTGATCCACTGATTACCTTCTAACTTGCGAAGGCAAGCGGGAGCGCTCGATGTATGGGGACATCCTCGAATGGCGAGCCTTTACAGAAACCGCCGGGGGGACAAGACACTCACCGCCTACTCGAGAATTAGGTGGTTTTTCAAGAGTTTTTACTGCACACATGTTTTCATCGAGCGCTTTTCAGGCCAACGAAACGGTAAGAGGCACGAACCCGAGGCACAGGCAGGCCTCGTGGAGGCGGTGTTGTGCAAATCGTCTTGCTGGGAACGCCGCACAGCTGGGATGGCTGCTGTCATCATTCATTTCCGTGTTCCGTGCGTGTCAGACGGAACAGCATCATCGCATCATTTATGTGAACTGACAAGGGTGGCTGTATTAGCAGCTTCTCAGGAAACGGGCAGCTCCAGGGGTCTACTGCCTTCTAGACCGAAGTCTGCACGAGCACGGACGAAGTAAAGAATTGCAGGGGTCCGCCGGCATGTGGCTCAGGGTCACTCTTCTTCACCGCTAGTGAACAATTCTCTCACTATCGCCCTCCACCATCTAGTACTGTATGCAATCATGGAACGTACATGCAGGGAGTTcagaagcggaagaggccCCTCAAgcctcgcccttcttgcTCCACAGCACTCGGGCGCTGAAAGAAGCCTGCGCCAAACTCCAACACAGCAGATGTGGGAAATGCCCTACAGGCCGGGAATGTCCGATGCTGTGTCACAGAAAAAGGTCCGTCCTGCCCTGCCTAAGTGTGCGATATCGCAGGTGCCATTAGACTCTGGACTCCCTGTGTCGTATATGATGGCATCCCTTCTAGCAGCGTGTCGACGACAGTATCACCTGATACCTCCAGGACGCGAGCGGTCTTCCTGTATGCTCCGCTTTTCTTAGAGAGGGCCGATGCTCGAGCCATCATGGTGCTGAGAATTGCTTTGCGCCTCTTTGTGAACCTTGTTGCCCAGGAAAAGAATTTCCGCAGCTTTTTCCAGAGTTTCAGCGCCAGCTCCTTGATAGCCATTTCCATCCGTAGTAGCAACCTGCTTTCCGAGCGGACGATCATGTACACATTGCCGATGACGGTGGCGCTGATGATTGTCGATCCAATACCAGAATACAGGCCGACTTTGAAGACATCAGACATCGCAGTGAACAGCGGCACCGCTACAGCCCCACCTCCTGCAACCGGCAAGCACGCCAGCTCTTGCATAATTGGATTCCAGTGACAGTCTTCCACAGCTTCCATTCCTATGTCGGTCAAGTGCCGTGCTATATCCAGCGCGGACAAGAGCGTGTAGACGAAGATTAGCCCAAGAGATACTACACTCTGTAAAGCGAACTTCCGAGCGCGGCTTCTCTTAACCAACCAATCCTTTACCATCTGTCCCATAAAGGGCGCTTGTCTCTGGAGTGAACCGGCCAGGTACGGCATGTTGAGGTTGCCGTAGGCCATTCCAGCAAATCTCATCATATTCGCGTACATGAACGCCTGTCCATCTTTGAGTGCCATCAAAGCCTTGCGCGTCTCCGAGGGGGTGCTGTACTCCAGGAAGTTGAGAGCGGCATCGCTCGCAAAGATGTAGCGGAAAGAGTTCACATAACTAGGGTTGTCCAGCTGCTTCACTGCATGATCAGTGCCGAAAGACCGTTCGTAGTCAGTCAGGAGTGACGGATCAAGCACGAATGGGTAGACGAACCCAAGAATTTGCCGCCAAAGGGCGGCACAATGGTCCGCACACATAGATAATTGGTATTCCTCGGACCGTCTTTCAAAGCCAAGGTTGCCGTAGTCGGGTCGCAATCCTATCACACCGATGTTCCGGAGGGCTGTGGGGGGTTGGCGTCTAAATGATTCTGTCCGGACTGCTATCGTTTCCTGCACCAATTCCATGAATGCCTCATCCAGAGGAATTGACACGTCTTTGTCATCCGTGGCACCCACTGCGATCTCCTTCATCTTGCGAAGAACTCGCAAGATTGACGGGAAACCGAATGTGACGCCAAACCACACTGCATGGTCCGATTCCGGGACATCACGAACAATGTCAAGGACGAATGACTTCATGCCTCGCTTCACCCTTTTAAAACGTGACTCGCGGGCACCCCGAGCACTGCGTCCAAAAAATATGGTGCTAtcagcagcgccttcttccgtAAGCCTTTGCGTGGTGTCCATGACCAAAGTGTACAAATTGTCGTTCATGCCTTCCAAATGGCCTTCATGAGCTCGATATTTTTCAAGAGAGTCAACTACAGATCTATGGAGGCGTCTCCACCATTGGTGAGTGTCTGGCGTGGGCATAGTTTCAAGTCGAATTTTATTCCACTTTCCCTTGAATGTTTCATTATGCAGATCCGCCTCAAGAACGTCAGGCGAGAAACCGAAGCGCGACCACTCGTATATTCGGTGGTCGCACCTTTTTACAGCGCTTTGGCTTTGGACCGAGAACGACGGAGGGGCGGAGAGATACGTAGACTCTTGTAAATCGTCCAGGGCTTGATCACGGAAAAGCGAATGATAATTCACCACTTGCATCAGGGCGGCACTGTGGGCCGTGAACGTGAAGGCGCTGACGACAATGTCTTGCCAGTCGTCTGGCAGATGCTGACGGAGTACTGGGAACGGAAGCAAAACAGAACCCAACGAGAGACGACTGCATATGCTCGGTACATCCTTGCCTCGGGTAGTGCTACCTGCAAGCCCTTGGCTCTCCCTTGTACGGTCGCAAAACTGCTCAGAAAACGCTAAGATACGCCTCGCTGTGTGTCCAGCCAGCAAGTTGGTAATAGGAAGCGCGTGTCCCAGCCAGCAAACGTGGGGTACCTACTACGAGCCTGCCATAAACTTCACATGGGTTTGTGCCGCCAAGAAAATATGCACGGGTTCGTGGTCGAAGCTCTTGAAAGCAATGGTGAGCGGTGACCACAAAAACTGCCGCGTTAGGGTTACATGTTTCATTCGGAGAAGCTGTTGCGTCCTTTAAAAGCTGTGGATGCTGAGCAGGACACGATGAATAGACGTTCTATCTAGTATTTTGTAAAATCCGCATCTAGGCTAGTCTCATGCTAACCTCTCGCAGTTACCAGCCGTTGCGAGACAGCATTCCCACCTGCGGGGGCCGGTGTACACCATCCAGCACGGTGCACACGAATGCACACCTACATAATTTTGATCGTTCCAGACTCTTCCTCCGCATTTTGGCTAGGACACCAGTTTTTAAAGTTTTGTAGAACCGGCGGAAGAGCAGCGGTATCGCTTGACGATGTGAGTACAAAATTTTTGTCCACCTAGCACTCCGCTTTACTGCTTGGCTCCTTGTGACCCGAGCGTTAGGCGAATCTGCATAAGATGGCAAGACGAAAAGGGACGTATAGAGAAAAGTCATAGAGAGAGACAGTCGTAAATAATTTGTCTCATTTCTACGGGTCGCGGGGCCTACCGTCGTCTATCAAGAATTCGAAAAGCCATAAGAATGAGAAGCCCTTTGGTACACCGAGATGGACCAGATCGTCCGTCATCAAAGGCTTGAGGCGCGCAGCCAGGATCATGCTTCCTGTTTCGCCGTCAAAGGCCTCTCGAACAAACTCGATCGGAGACAGGTATTCCTCTCGGTATGGATTCCATTGTGGAACTGCGACAGACAGGAGGAGAATCgaacacacacgcagaaacTTACACCTGAGCAGCCGCGGAACGCAGCCACtcctcgtctgtctcccCAAAAGCATTTGCCTCTCAGACACGCCACTGAGCACCCGAGGAGCTATTGGTAAGTACAGACAGGAAGTGTAAACCGATGTATTCAGGAAGTCCCAATAGCTAACGCGCTTGAGAATAACTGAATCGGCATGACTTGAGTAGGAGGGTGCTCGTGTCAGACGAATGCTTGGCTTTGTCATCAGGCGATGACCTTGTTCACTTACGCAGTGCCATAAtgtggaggcgaacgcgcaaTGCTGTCTTGTAATCGTGGAATGCCTCCAGTTTCCTGCTGATGTCGCTTTTGTCCCATAGCGGGGTGCTGCTGGCCTGCCGCTGGTTTGCGAGGTCCAGCAAGTGTGACAATCCGTATCGCTTCAGGATCTTCGCACTAGCTGTTTTACATTGTGACAGAATACAACAGAGCACGGGAGACGATTGCCAATGATATCGCATCCACTGTAGAACCTTTTCTCTTGGTAGTCACTTCTGACGTCCCCTTAGTCGAATAAACCAGTGGTGCAGTCCATCGGCGAACGTTGCGTGTGTTCAAAACTCCTACAGAAAACCCCTTGATCGAAGGGCCTGTTTTGCAAAGTATCTCCAGCTGGCACCATGAGCGCAGCGCACCTTTCTGAAATCGAGACATCATCTGGTTGAAGCGGAAGTTGTCGTAAAAATACCAGTTATTCATGGCTGCACACACACGCCAGTTGTTGGCAGCATGTTGTACAGTTCCAGCACCAGCGCCCCAAGTATGGTAACATCTGTCCAGAGCAACCTAACTGCTAAGCCACTTACCGGTTCCGAGTTGATAATCTGAATATAGACGTGCGATTTGGTAGCCAGCAGAGTCACTCGATAGGAAACCTGTACGCATGCCACCGAGCCTCCTATGTAGTAGTCGTCTGAGTGACACCGGGCAGAGTAAATACCATCAGCACAGCTCTAGTTTGTTCCTCCGGAGCAGTGGACCGTACTGGTTATGCGACAGTCCCCAGAAGCGGGTAAACTCAGTTCAGCAAATCTGACTCACCTGTATTCTCGCGTTTTGCTGCGAGACTACCTGAATAGCGGCACAGCGGGGAAACAGAACGATCACATGATCGGTACACTGTACGATATCACTTGATTTCGAAGTTCTGTTTCTAGCAGCTGCTACTTACCTTACCTTTGCTCCCTGCGTGTCGCTTTGTGCTTCATCACACACAGTGCAGAGGAAAATACCTAAGCCAACGGAGGGGTCGTGCTTCATAAGCGTTCATGTATGCGTTTCCCTCACGTGCAGAATTCTGCAATTGTCGAGCTACCGCTACTCACCTAGTCCGGTCACCGTGTTGAACGCATTCTCCAGCTTGGAAATTTTGAGGTGAGTCCGCCTCGCGCCATCGTCGTTTTCGCCAGCATCGCCAGAGCTTGACAGCGTTTCGACAAGGAGAGTGTCCTTCCAGGCGCAGGGAATGGCTATGGCATTGTTCGTAGAGCGGCAACTCGAGACATGTAGCCTGGCTAAATTATCAGCTATTGGAATCGACGCTTCCACAGGGATACCTGCCTGCCGGAGTATTTCAATCTGCTGCTCAGCGTCTATACACATCCACAAAAGCTTGACGCCTCCATGATAATGAACATGTGGGTATCGTTTTCAAGTTGATCTACAGGGCAGCGCAAGGCCTGTTCTTATCCCCAAACGTAGAAACGAAAGACATGCCACTTTTTTTGGTCCCCTTTCAGCGAATTCCACGACTCGACCACGCCTTCATCCCTTGCACGTGCCACCCTTGCAGTTTATCTCGTGTCCTCTCACTTACAAGTAGTCAAGGCTTCCAGGTGCCTGTCAAGCACATCGAGTATGAGGCGGTGACTTCCGAGGGGAAGCCGTGAACTCCTTTTCCGGTCCCAAGAACTGCTGGCTAGGTCGAAAGAATATGTAATGTTCTTCTTTCTCGACAACCTCGAAATCACGTACCGCTTGCGCGGCTCTCTATTGGCAGCTGCCATGCTGTCTAAACGCGCAGGAGTGTCTAGTGGAGATAACATGGACAACAAAGTCTGCGTCCCGTAGAAAGGCAACAACGTGGGCGTTCCATCACCGAAGTATCTGTCATATCCGAGGAAAGCGGCTCCTAAGAGGAGCAGATGCGTGAGCACTGCAGAATAACACGTACAACACACAACAAAAAAGGGCAGGGTTGAAGAAGAACGTGCCACAGGGAGTGCTGTACTCGTCCACTTGATACCCCACAAGGAACAGATTCATGCACGAGATAAACAGCGTTTTACTGTTCTAACCGTGCCCGTAAATGACAGTGCATCTGCAAAGCGAGGCGTAGAGGCACAGCAATGATGCGACACTTACGGAAAGGATTCGAGGTGGCGATGAGGCCCACAACATGTGGTATAGAGGCGCCTTTCGTTGTAGCTAATCCGGTCACTCTTCCGGCTGTCAACCCAGCGAGGGGGACCATTTCACTACTGTCTTCCACTGGGCCAGAGTCTACAGACGCGCCAGATGCGGTTTCATCTATCGAAACTCCAGAACCTGTAGCTGTCTGGTGGATGCCGAACTGTTCGAAGCCCAGGGCCATCCCAGCTACCCTCTTCAGTTTCTCAGTGAGCCTCGTTCTGGTCTTCTCAAGAGGCTCTTCGTCAACGATGCTACTTGATCCAGCCAACGAAAGTGACAGGAAAGCAAGATTGTTGCGCATCTCTTGCTGctcgacagcagcagcagagatcTCTTGAGGCATGCGATCGTCTGCCGAAGAGAATTGCTCTGCCGACGAAGAGGGCATTGCAGGCACTTGCAAGTCCGACCATGCCTCCAAAGAATCAACAGAGGATGTATGGGCCTCTGATGATTCTCCATATTCCAGGACAGGCAGCAACGCAAGAATGCCTACATGCAGCACAGAAACGCACGGGTTTTCGCAGTTCGACAGGGGATGCTATGGTAAGGAGAAACTGATGGCTGGGGTAGTGAAGAAATATCCAAGCCCTCATGCGGATGCAGCTGTGAAGCTAAACACACTACCCTACCATTGACAGCTTTCTCGAGGTCAGGGTCTTCCAACATGGTCCTAAGCTCCTTCAGATTGTTGCTGAGCATCGCAAGTCGTTCATGATCTGTCACGAAAGGCTTCGGCTGCACCCCGGGGAGGGCTTCTGCGGGTTCGTTCATAAGCTTTTTCACTGAGTGTGTAACCTCATCGACGAGATTGGGACTGGGGGACTGATAGGCGGGATCAGCGTCGAGTAAAAGAAGCTTGTCCAACTCCTGCTCCGACAGGTCCGGCGGCGGATAATCCTGCGCGCTTGTCGCCCTGGGGGCAAAAGGCGCAGCGTTTACTGTCCCGTTGGTCTCTACATCCGAAGCCGCCGACCCTGTCAGCGGGGCCGGCCTCCTGGCCTCAACCGTGGAGTCTCTCAGTCCATGACTGGATATGTCTACGAGAGAATTCCCAGAAAAGGTAGAAAAGTGGAGCTGTGCGCGGCCACCATCGGGAGATAATGCATATGACGAGTCCAGCCACTGTTTCCGCGCGCTAGAGACGTCTAACAGGAAACAGACGCAAATAAGAAGCACAGCCCAAAGGAGTTGCGTTTTTGCTGTAACTGCTGTGGAGGGGAGCGCGAGCGCTCCTACGAATCCCATCTTGTTGCAGAATGACGGCACACACGACAGCTTGTGGAAATAGATATTTAGGATGCGTTGCACGCTCAATTTGGCATAGCTATCTGAAATGTGCTACACTGAAGACTGGACATGGCGGCAGCATCACAGGGCTTTGGAAGTTCGTTCAGGGTGAGCATCCTGAGCAGTCGTGCTACGCAGGATCCTCCGATAGTTGCGCTCGAAACTATCAGGACCCGACGTATACCTTCAGGGGAACATCAACCCATGTTTTTTTGCTGGAAGCAACTAATCGGCGGCACGGTCGAGTGAAACAGACAGGCGAGTGATAGCTTGGCTACCTGATGCAATCAGGGTTCGAGCAGACCTGTTGGGTGAGAGCctgggcgtcgccgccacaGCACCATGCTAAATGACCTTTCCATGCAAACAAAGAACATCGCGCAAGGCAATGCCACACTCATTAAAAGCACACTGTGTTATATACGCTGATGCAGGCTACACTCTCGGAGTCTACGCCATCTCCATCGAGAGTGCGCCGAGCAGTGAGAAGATACTGTGACCTCTCCTCTTTCAGAGAAAAAAGCCAAAACAAGTGTGGAATGCAGAACTCGCTGCGTTGGAGTCAACAATACTGCAAAATGCTCTCTTTAAAGCCGCCACTGGCATGGTCATTTTGGAAACACGAGGAAATCCGTTCTATTTCTACAACCGGTGGGCCGATGTGCGGAAGAACTGCCTCGGGTTATTGCAGTAAAAACGATGGCTTCGTATCGCCCATATAGCTACCCTGCCACGCCTTAGATGTTGATATTAACAAAACTTTTCTTAAGGCTGGCGCAACATATGGGTGATACTGTGTTCTTTGCCTCTTCGGATGAAATACGAAACCCCCCAACGCCGTTGACAGGCCCAGTGCGATACTCGATCACAGTGCATCCCTGGGATTTGGCAACCAGCAGCCAGCAACTCCTGGACTGGATCTCTCGTCCTTCTCAGACTCTTTTCGACAAGCAACCGTCACCGATAACAGGGCAATTTTTTGTAGTCGTAGTCGCGCGGGATTTTTGGTACGGAGCGGTCTAAATTGCAGAGCCGACACACCGCTTGGGTACTCGGGAGGCTCCGCACTCGTGCGTTCAGCTAGAATTTGCAGATTCACTGTCAGCCACCCCATTCTGTGGACACAGTTCCCCGAAAAACTGTGACGACACACTGTATATTCTCTCGGTTCCGTCTCCCGTTTGTTAACACCTAGGTGCTTCAGCTGACCGATGCGCCGACATGCAACATCGTGCTCGCGCATCGAGAACTAATTCACTACAGCTTCACAGCAGAAAACCTACGAATAGCCTTCGCACGAACTTAATCCTAAATTGGCAACTTCCTGCATAGTATAATGTGCCGGTTGTTCTGTGGGGGTCTTGCCGGCAAGCATGGTTCAGAACCTCCCCTAGGTAGGCGGGTTAAGAAATCGCTAGCATGCAGCTGTGTCTTGCACAGTGCACGTGACCGGCAAATGAATGACCTTAACCCGTCCAAGCGGAGAGGAAACATTGTGATAGAAGGGAATATGGGACTCAATGACGTCGTCTCACTGAACCGAAACGTCTGCTTTTTACTAGACTCCGACCAGCAGTCGGCTTCACAAGCTCACTGATTCTGCGTTTTCCGAGCAGTGGCCTTCCCTGCTCGTGGCGGCGCAAGCGTGCCTTGAGAAATGCAACTCAGGCCTCCGTCCCTGCAGTGGTTCGACTTCCACATCGTCCCAAGAGGAAGTACAAAGCAGACCCACCACCGCCCTACGAGCGCGAAAAACCCTtttctttgttttttctctgcccGTGTTTGCCCCGAATAGTCGTTCCTAGTCCCCAGCTACGGGTGTCTgcgggctgcagacgcgaaggcggcacgTCCCCTATCCTGCTGAAGCATCGCCTGCTCCTGGTCAGGTTTCGACGACAGAGACGGAGATCTCGCTGCTGGTGGTAGCGTTGGGGAGTCACTCGCAGGCTGCATGCTGCGTGTTTGTTTGCCTCAGGATCCCAGGGAGCTGCGACGGCGTCAAGTCAGTCTGCCCAAGCAGGTTTGCATACGAGCCAACCTTGTCACCATACTATCTTCGTCGGGAGGTGCGGCAGTCTGCGAGAATTCTCGATTCCAGCCGATTTCCTTGGGCTCATGGCAGCAAACGCTCAGTGTGCCGCAGCAAGGCTTcagtccgcggcgccgatcGGTTCACGGGTCTCCGCTCCCGCTGCTCATGCACCAGCCTCTAATAGAACGGAATCCAGCGTACACACAAGCCGGAATGACGATCTTGGAAAGAGGCGCATTCAAACAAAAACGTCCGGCCCTCGAAAACCCGCCAGCCTGCCACTCCTCAGTTTGAAGGGACAGTGGATCTGCGGCGAGTGCGACAAAACGTGCATCGTTATTCGAGAAGAATGCCGATGCCTGTGCGGCCACCGTTTGAAGGAGCACACCAAGGGCGTTGCCGCGGCTCTAGAGGGGGCGACGAAGTTTGGCTGCACGAACGGAAagtgcggctgccgcgatTTTTTCTACATTGTGGCTGAAGGCGCGTGGATCCTGAGGTCGgcgacacgcagaggaggaattGACCTGCAAGGGAGCCCTGGGCAAGCGCAACACGGGGTACAGCGACAGAGGGTGAAGGAGGGGGACGCTCTTCTGCACACGAGCCGCATGCATAAGCTTGGGCGTTCACTGGGCACGTTACTGACTAGTGGCATCTCCCTCGACCCGTGGCAAGAGATACCGCTTGGCTACTAGCTGTGCAACGGAGCGAGCCTTGCTAGGCTACTCTTCGGAGCGCGATGGAGAGTCGTCTTTCTGATACTCTGATGAGGCTGGAAGTTGTGCCCTTTGCAAACAGGTGCAGATGCAAGCACAAACACATCGAACACGATCCAATCAGCTTCAGATGCACCAAGTAAGCGGTCGATGTGCGGCGACAGCTGAGGTCTGGagtgcgccgtcgcggccggaGACGCACCTCTGAAGGACCTATTCACACGTTTGTGCGGGTCGCTGTATCCTGGAACGCTGAGACACCGGTGGAAGGCGCGTGAGGAGCCCCGCAAACAGAAATCCTGTAATACACCTGGCATCCCATATGCGGAGGTCTGAGTGCCTGCAGTCACGGGCTTCCTAGCTCTTTTTGCCAGCAGAATCctggcgcttcgcgtccgctGTGGTTGATCCTCTAGAATTCTAGGTAGTAGTCGAAATTATCCTGCAATAAATCCATTTTTAATAGTTTATCAACAGTATTATCACATGGTAGTTTTTCTACTAAGTAGATTTAATTGAATAAAATTGTCTTAattttatatatatatacgaatatatatatatatatgttatTGGTTCGCAGAACatcctgcgcatgcagcaagTTCGATTCTCCATGGGTCTGCAACTGCAACCATCCCTGGAGCGTGCACAAGCAAGTCATGGCGAAGGCAACGAAacccgcagacgcgtcgtCGCGTATTGGAAaggacgcggtcgcggatTTGCTGGAGCTTGCTGGAGAGGTATTTCCAATTCAGagtgctgctgcgctctgCGAGACGCGTCATATGCTTGCGTTTTCCTCACTTAACGTCCCCGGTGTTAGCGGGTGGAAcctttctccctctccccctctcccAGGCTCACAGCTCTTGCGGCGGTGTGAGGCCAGCCCCCTCTTTGTGGCTAGTCGCGTGCCGTACCGCACGGCGCACAGACTCGACAGGATTCGCGCCTTTTGGTGCTGTGCTCGCGCAGGTCAACAACTTGGACGCGGTGCGCAGGGACCCTTTGGCAGCCTCTGTCCCTCTCGTGGCTCCCGGTCGCCTCCAGTCGTCATCCGATCTGCATAGAGAGTGAGCCGGATCTCGTCGGGGTCCGCGGTCGATTGCTCGCCTTGAAGATAGATCATTTCGAAGAGGTGCAGGCGAACCCCGGGCAACTAAAAAGAAAAGAGCACGTTTCGGTGGATAACACGGGAACACGCTGGTGGCATGGTAGCCCCGCGAATGCCGCTGAACGCTGCTGCGGGTTTCCATTCACCTCGTCTTACTGGGGCTCTTGTCATGTCTTGTGTAACATTATTTTCCACGCCATATTTTCGGTCGCGTTGCAGTGTCACGCCACCGTCCTTTGTGCGAGCTGTGAGTCTCCCTTCCTCCACATCTGTGCTTCAAAACGGCTTCCCGCAGTGACGGTTCTATGTCAGTTGCTAAATGTTCGGCCTTGCATTGCGTGTTGCGGAAACTGCAACTCCACTTGACTTTGACAGATGAGAGTGCACATCGCGGCACGGGATCGTCGGCATACACATGATGTTCACAATCTCCAGAAAGGCTTTGCTGCGCTAAGTGGCTCTAACACACGTAGCAGCGGGAGAGGACGAGCGTACTCCCCACTGGAGGTGTGGGGTCGCAGTCGCCTTATCGAAGTAGCTAGTTCGCCCCGTGGCAAGCGTCGACAATAAGAGACATCAAGCCGAGGGGGCCATGGATATCGATACAGCCAACGCATTACCATGCGTCGCGGCCGAAATTGCTCTAGATGAGTCCTGCGGTGGCAGTGCAAGGTTGAAGACGGGAGTGCTGCGGAGCGTCGCACACCTGTGCGAATGGAAGACGACGCGTTGGCTGAGCCTGTGACCGACGCCCTGTCGACCGACCCTGTTTAGCTGAAGTCGGTTTTTCAAGCTACTGGAGTTCCTGGTAACAAGAAGCGCCTTCCCAGCGGGTCCCCAACGCGGAGAGTAGCTGGTGGGCTCGCCTACAGCTCCCGAGTATGTGCGCGTGGCGAGGCGGCTTCGGTGATCCCTGTAGCAACTGTAGCTATTTTCCTCTGTCCGCATGCAAGCTCCCCTATAAGGCAAGCAGGAGTGAGACGAATGCTTCTCAGATGAAACAGGGCCCTATTCACCCGTTTTCAGTGGTGAAAAAACTGCTGAGGCTCCACGTATTTGCAGGCCTTTCTAGAGCCTCGGAGCGGCAGCCGTTACGCTCTCAGAAAATGCAAACCGGCCGC
This DNA window, taken from Besnoitia besnoiti strain Bb-Ger1 chromosome III, whole genome shotgun sequence, encodes the following:
- a CDS encoding hypothetical protein (encoded by transcript BESB_048430), with protein sequence MAANAQCAAARLQSAAPIGSRVSAPAAHAPASNRTESSVHTSRNDDLGKRRIQTKTSGPRKPASLPLLSLKGQWICGECDKTCIVIREECRCLCGHRLKEHTKGVAAALEGATKFGCTNGKCGCRDFFYIVAEGAWILRSATRRGGIDLQGSPGQAQHGVQRQRVKEGDALLHTSRMHKLGRSLGTLLTSGISLDPWQEIPLGY
- a CDS encoding putative rhoptry neck protein (encoded by transcript BESB_048420) translates to MGFVGALALPSTAVTAKTQLLWAVLLICVCFLLDVSSARKQWLDSSYALSPDGGRAQLHFSTFSGNSLVDISSHGLRDSTVEARRPAPLTGSAASDVETNGTVNAAPFAPRATSAQDYPPPDLSEQELDKLLLLDADPAYQSPSPNLVDEVTHSVKKLMNEPAEALPGVQPKPFVTDHERLAMLSNNLKELRTMLEDPDLEKAVNGILALLPVLEYGESSEAHTSSVDSLEAWSDLQVPAMPSSSAEQFSSADDRMPQEISAAAVEQQEMRNNLAFLSLSLAGSSSIVDEEPLEKTRTRLTEKLKRVAGMALGFEQFGIHQTATGSGVSIDETASGASVDSGPVEDSSEMVPLAGLTAGRVTGLATTKGASIPHVVGLIATSNPFLLTHLLLLGAAFLGYDRYFGDGTPTLLPFYGTQTLLSMLSPLDTPARLDSMAAANREPRKRYVISRLSRKKNITYSFDLASSSWDRKRSSRLPLGSHRLILDVLDRHLEALTTYAEQQIEILRQAGIPVEASIPIADNLARLHVSSCRSTNNAIAIPCAWKDTLLVETLSSSGDAGENDDGARRTHLKISKLENAFNTVTGLGSLAAKRENTASAKILKRYGLSHLLDLANQRQASSTPLWDKSDISRKLEAFHDYKTALRVRLHIMALLPQWNPYREEYLSPIEFVREAFDGETGSMILAARLKPLMTDDLVHLGVPKGFSFLWLFEFLIDDDSPNARVTRSQAVKRSARWTKILYSHRQAIPLLFRRFYKTLKTGVLAKMRRKSLERSKLLLRQHLPDDWQDIVVSAFTFTAHSAALMQVVNYHSLFRDQALDDLQESTYLSAPPSFSVQSQSAVKRCDHRIYEWSRFGFSPDVLEADLHNETFKGKWNKIRLETMPTPDTHQWWRRLHRSVVDSLEKYRAHEGHLEGMNDNLYTLVMDTTQRLTEEGAADSTIFFGRSARGARESRFKRVKRGMKSFVLDIVRDVPESDHAVWFGVTFGFPSILRVLRKMKEIAVGATDDKDVSIPLDEAFMELVQETIAVRTESFRRQPPTALRNIGVIGLRPDYGNLGFERRSEEYQLSMCADHCAALWRQILGFVYPFVLDPSLLTDYERSFGTDHAVKQLDNPSYVNSFRYIFASDAALNFLEYSTPSETRKALMALKDGQAFMYANMMRFAGMAYGNLNMPYLAGSLQRQAPFMGQMVKDWLVKRSRARKFALQSVVSLGLIFVYTLLSALDIARHLTDIGMEAVEDCHWNPIMQELACLPVAGGGAVAVPLFTAMSDVFKVGLYSGIGSTIISATVIGNVYMIVRSESRLLLRMEMAIKELALKLWKKLRKFFSWATRFTKRRKAILSTMMARASALSKKSGAYRKTARVLEVSGDTVVDTLLEGMPSYTTQGVQSLMAPAISHT